A stretch of Paludisphaera borealis DNA encodes these proteins:
- a CDS encoding RNA polymerase sigma factor, whose amino-acid sequence MTRNVDDLSLVQACRAGRTEAYGLLVRRCQDRLFPTILRLMGSHEDAQDVLQDAFVRGFEKLDQYHGDSSFYTWIYRIAVNLALTRFRRRRLRGVLRLWEPNRDQLALDPPDQSPGVDPAFAMEQAEREAVVAAALGELAPEQRAVVVLKDFDGRRYEEISEILNIPIGTVRSRLHRARSQLRDRLRSLVEDPDPAHPDVESVRP is encoded by the coding sequence ATGACGCGGAACGTCGACGACCTCAGCCTTGTGCAGGCGTGTCGCGCAGGTCGGACCGAGGCCTACGGTCTTCTGGTCCGGCGCTGTCAGGACCGCCTCTTCCCGACGATCCTGCGCCTCATGGGCTCGCACGAAGACGCCCAGGACGTCCTTCAAGACGCCTTCGTCCGGGGGTTCGAGAAGCTCGATCAATACCACGGAGACAGTTCGTTCTACACCTGGATCTACCGGATCGCCGTTAACCTGGCGTTGACGCGGTTCCGCAGGCGACGTCTGCGCGGAGTCCTTCGGTTGTGGGAGCCGAACCGCGACCAGCTCGCTCTTGACCCGCCGGATCAGTCGCCCGGGGTCGATCCCGCGTTCGCGATGGAACAAGCCGAGCGCGAGGCGGTCGTCGCCGCCGCGCTCGGAGAACTCGCCCCGGAGCAACGCGCAGTGGTGGTCCTGAAAGACTTCGACGGCCGCCGTTACGAAGAAATCAGCGAAATCCTGAACATTCCAATCGGCACGGTGCGCAGCCGCCTCCACCGGGCTCGAAGTCAACTCCGCGATCGGCTGCGATCGCTCGTCGAGGACCCGGACCCGGCCCATCCCGACGTCGAGAGCGTGAGGCCCTGA
- a CDS encoding polyprenol monophosphomannose synthase, whose translation MSTQAEAPKVLISLATYNEAGNVEPLIENIRQFAPDASILVIDDNSPDGTGAIADAMAARLKNVFVIHRSGKLGLGTATLEAMAFAIENRFDYLLNMDADFSHPPKFIPDLLAGMADHDVMIGSRYVPGGGVEGEFNLKRKFMSTGINMYARTFLGLTNRDNSGAFRCYRVSKLAEMDFSKIRSRGYSFQEEILYWCKKVGCRFGETPILFMNRRSGMSKINSREAAAAIWIIFRIGVARLVGRA comes from the coding sequence GTGTCCACCCAAGCCGAGGCGCCTAAGGTTCTCATCTCGCTGGCGACTTACAACGAGGCCGGCAACGTCGAGCCGCTGATCGAGAACATCCGCCAGTTCGCACCCGACGCCTCGATTCTGGTGATCGACGACAATTCCCCGGACGGCACCGGCGCGATCGCCGACGCAATGGCCGCGCGGCTCAAGAACGTCTTCGTGATCCATCGCAGCGGCAAGCTCGGTCTGGGGACCGCCACGCTCGAAGCGATGGCGTTCGCCATCGAGAACCGGTTCGACTACCTGCTGAACATGGACGCGGATTTCAGCCATCCGCCGAAGTTCATCCCCGACCTGCTGGCCGGAATGGCCGATCATGACGTCATGATCGGGTCGCGGTACGTGCCCGGGGGGGGCGTCGAAGGCGAGTTCAACCTCAAGCGGAAGTTCATGAGCACGGGCATCAACATGTACGCGCGGACGTTTCTGGGGCTGACCAACCGCGACAACAGCGGCGCGTTCCGCTGTTACCGCGTCAGCAAGCTCGCGGAGATGGACTTCTCGAAGATCCGCTCGCGCGGGTATTCGTTCCAGGAAGAGATCCTCTACTGGTGCAAGAAGGTCGGCTGCCGCTTCGGCGAGACGCCGATCTTGTTCATGAACCGCCGCTCGGGCATGTCGAAGATCAACTCGCGCGAGGCCGCGGCGGCGATCTGGATCATCTTTCGGATCGGCGTGGCAAGGCTCGTCGGTCGCGCCTGA
- a CDS encoding ATP-binding cassette domain-containing protein, whose amino-acid sequence MIDVQRVSKNYGSIRALDQISFEMGKGEIAGLLGPNGAGKTTTMRILTTYLTPTSGKAVLCGHDVLDSPIEVRRSIGYLPENVPLYTEMRVRELLHFRAKLKDVPRSKRRRAVAEVVSRCGLADVENRIVGNLSRGYRQRVGLADALVHDPPILILDEPTAGLDPIQIREVRALIRELGDRHTVLLSTHIMSEVEAVCSRVVIIARGRIALDERLENLRHDTALVVEARGPADAIRNALAAVPGVERVRTTGEHDGVAEFEVQTREGDDPREEISRRLAANGWPLRTLDARRSSLEERFIDAVTRSSLSVHEKEAV is encoded by the coding sequence ATGATCGACGTGCAACGAGTCTCGAAGAACTACGGTTCGATTCGAGCGCTCGACCAGATCTCTTTTGAGATGGGGAAAGGCGAGATCGCCGGCCTGCTCGGTCCCAACGGGGCGGGCAAGACGACGACGATGCGCATCCTCACCACCTACCTGACGCCCACCAGCGGCAAGGCGGTGCTCTGCGGACACGACGTCCTCGACTCGCCGATCGAGGTCCGTCGGTCGATCGGCTACCTGCCCGAGAACGTGCCGCTGTACACCGAGATGCGGGTCCGCGAGCTGCTCCACTTCCGGGCCAAGCTCAAGGACGTCCCCCGGTCGAAGCGGCGGCGGGCCGTCGCCGAGGTGGTCTCCCGGTGCGGGCTGGCCGACGTCGAGAACCGGATCGTGGGCAACCTCTCGCGCGGGTATCGCCAACGCGTCGGGCTGGCCGACGCGTTGGTCCACGACCCGCCGATCCTGATCCTCGACGAGCCCACCGCGGGGCTCGACCCGATCCAGATCCGCGAGGTCCGGGCCTTGATCCGCGAGCTGGGCGACCGCCACACGGTCCTGCTCTCGACCCATATCATGTCGGAGGTCGAAGCGGTTTGCAGTCGCGTGGTCATCATCGCCCGGGGGCGGATCGCCCTCGACGAGCGGCTCGAGAACCTCCGGCACGACACCGCGCTCGTCGTCGAGGCGCGGGGCCCGGCCGACGCGATCCGGAACGCCCTGGCGGCCGTCCCCGGAGTTGAACGGGTTCGGACGACCGGCGAGCACGACGGCGTGGCGGAGTTCGAGGTCCAGACCCGCGAGGGGGACGACCCCCGCGAGGAGATCTCCCGACGGCTGGCGGCCAACGGCTGGCCGCTGCGGACGCTCGACGCCCGCCGCAGCTCGCTGGAAGAGCGATTCATCGACGCCGTCACGCGATCGAGCCTGTCGGTTCACGAGAAGGAGGCGGTCTGA
- a CDS encoding ABC transporter permease — MRHVPALLARELSAYFWGPTAYLVMLAFQIIAFMNFWELVDALSQPQSEFSNLRDPMSAYISGSTPFWVAIMVAVPALTMRLFAEEKRSGTIETLLTVPVTEGEIVIAKWLAGVVMYVVLLAPFALYLPFLYYQARFYFDVGPVVSLGVGLATMGMMFVAIGVFFSALTKNQVVAAIWTFVVLFLLVVMTLLAYFYGARQQAGWAEAARHVAILYQVQSFGLGRVDLRTVALQLSVCVFVLYATTMIFAARRGR; from the coding sequence ATGAGACATGTACCCGCCCTCCTCGCCCGCGAGCTGAGCGCCTATTTCTGGGGGCCGACGGCCTACCTGGTGATGCTCGCCTTCCAGATCATCGCCTTCATGAATTTTTGGGAGCTGGTCGACGCGCTCAGCCAGCCCCAGAGCGAGTTCTCGAACCTTCGCGATCCGATGAGCGCGTACATCTCGGGGAGCACGCCCTTCTGGGTCGCGATCATGGTCGCCGTCCCGGCGCTGACGATGCGGCTGTTCGCCGAGGAGAAGCGGTCCGGGACGATCGAGACGCTGCTGACGGTCCCGGTCACGGAAGGCGAGATCGTCATCGCCAAGTGGCTCGCTGGGGTCGTCATGTACGTGGTGTTGCTGGCGCCGTTCGCCCTCTATCTGCCGTTCCTCTACTATCAGGCGCGATTCTACTTCGACGTCGGCCCGGTCGTCAGCCTGGGCGTCGGCCTGGCGACGATGGGCATGATGTTCGTCGCGATCGGGGTCTTCTTCAGCGCGCTGACGAAGAACCAGGTGGTCGCGGCGATTTGGACGTTCGTGGTCCTGTTCCTGTTGGTGGTCATGACGCTGCTGGCCTATTTCTACGGGGCGAGGCAGCAGGCGGGCTGGGCCGAGGCGGCGCGGCACGTCGCGATCCTCTACCAGGTCCAGAGCTTCGGCCTGGGGCGAGTCGACCTGAGGACCGTCGCGCTTCAGCTTTCGGTGTGCGTGTTCGTGTTGTACGCCACGACGATGATCTTCGCCGCGCGGCGAGGACGTTGA